Proteins encoded in a region of the Bicyclus anynana chromosome 9, ilBicAnyn1.1, whole genome shotgun sequence genome:
- the LOC112043673 gene encoding 28S ribosomal protein S21, mitochondrial, with product MFLTLKLLGNRHPSFIARTVFVKNNNVEDACRLINRVLGKDGILEQFRLTRYYEKPFQTRRRINHEKCKAIYNEDMERKIKFVLRKNRHEPFPGCH from the exons atgtttttaacactaaaGTTATTGGGTAACAGACACCCATCCTTCATAGCTAGAACTGTATTTGTTAAGAACAACAATGTAGAAGATGCATGTCGTTTGATCAACAGAGTTCTTGGTAAAGATGGTATTTTGGAGCAGTTTCGCCTCACCAGATATTACGAAAAACCTTTTCAg ACAAGACGGCgtataaatcatgaaaaatgcAAAGCTATATACAATGAAGACAtggaaagaaaaattaaatttgttctTAGGAAAAACCGCCATGAGCCATTTCCTGGGTGCCATTAA
- the LOC112043672 gene encoding out at first protein — protein sequence MAILALKCIFLLYILIEPTNLQLLINVKNQGGDVMQENITGNVSEDTVTLEFLRLDGVFISQLVDFTNEVEAMKVVIPGEEELGQSGHQVLCFLTHAAQADFIAPDAMAKLRQKNPGTVRVAEEDKGWRQTTATAWAGRVTGLLSPAAARHCAAAKDRVYIRSADLTRWSPRAGVEPSSFSSEVIAFPPQALTSDVAEGSPAVSVCVAETDTSKECICHLEVCVNWYPCGLKYCKGKPQGGLSYRCGIKTCHRCFRYHFYVRRRDTCLNYM from the exons ATGGCAATATTAGCATTAAAATGTATATTCTTGTTGTATATATTAATAGAACCGACGAATCTTCAACTTCTTATAAATGTGAAGAACCAG GGCGGCGACGTCATGCAGGAGAACATAACGGGGAACGTCTCTGAAGACACGGTAACTCTGGAGTTCCTACGGCTGGATGGCGTTTTCATCTCGCAGCTAGTCGATTTTACGAAC GAAGTGGAAGCCATGAAGGTTGTGATACCGGGAGAAGAAGAGCTGGGTCAATCAGGACATCAAGTTCTGTGCTTCCTTACCCATGCTGCGCAGGCTGACTTCATTGCACCAGATGCTATGGCTAAGCTTAGACAG aaaaacCCAGGAACAGTGAGAGTGGCGGAAGAGGACAAGGGTTGGCGGCAAACTACAGCCACAGCTTGGGCGGGCCGTGTCACTGGCCTACTGTCACCAGCTGCAGCGAGGCACTGTGCTGCTGCTAAAGACAGGGTGTACATTCGATCTGCTGATCTAACCCGTTGGTCACCAAGGGCTG GTGTGGAGCCATCATCATTCTCCTCTGAAGTGATAGCCTTCCCTCCTCAAGCTCTCACCTCAGACGTAGCTGAAGGCAGCCCAGCTGTGAGTGTGTGCGTAGCAGAGACTGATACATCCAAAGAATGCATTTGTCATTTAGAG GTGTGTGTAAACTGGTATCCCTGTGGGCTGAAGTACTGCAAGGGCAAGCCACAAGGAGGCCTCAGCTACCGGTGTGGCATCAAGACTTGCCACCGCTGTTTCCGCTACCATTTCTATGTGCGGCGGAGGGATACGTGCCTCAACTACATGTGA
- the LOC112043670 gene encoding WD repeat-containing protein 26 produces MHQPCANGAHLNGDAARNGDSPPARLLSPAEQEIVRLIGQHLLSAGLERSASVLMEESGLHLEHPAAATFRQHVLAGDWGKADHDLRALHELLRDSPHVDPHHLAEMKFVVLEQKYLEHLEAGRVLDALHVLRNELTPLQHDTPRVHRLSALMMCADAAELRARAHWPGGAPARAQVLARVQAVLPPALMMAPGRLLALLAQAAAQQTARCRFHVAPPAAVDQIPFSLLADHHCSPDHFPIHSLQVLNEHCDEVWYCKWSPDGAKLASGSKDNTVMIWDFDPSAKRLSFRKSLDGHSYGVSYLSWSPDGRYLIAAGPEDCPDLWIWNMETEQLHLKMTHSQEDSLTAVAWHDSSDKFVCGGARGQFYHCALDGTLINNWDGVRVNALACRADGKVLAADTHHRVRAYDFSDLTDRNLIQEEHAVMAMTLNAADTLLLLNVANQGVHLWDIRARTLVRRFRGLSQGHFTIHACFGGAHQDFIASGSEDNKVYIWHIGGEEPIAVVSGHTRCVNAVAWNPAHPDVLVSASDDYSLRLWGPRTHYS; encoded by the exons ATGCACCAGCCGTGCGCCAACGGCGCGCACCTCAACGGCGACGCGGCGCGCAACGGCGACTCGCCGCCCGCGCGCCTCTTGAGCCCGGCCGAGCAGGAGATCGTGCGCCTCATCGGGCAGCACCTGCTCTCGGCAGGCCTCGA GCGCAGCGCGTCAGTGCTGATGGAAGAGTCGGGGCTGCACCTGGAGCACCCGGCGGCGGCCACGTTCCGGCAGCACGTGCTGGCGGGAGACTGGGGCAAGGCCGACCACGACCTGCGCGCGCTGCACGAGCTGCTGCGCGACTCGCCGCATGTGGACCCACATCACCTGGCC GAAATGAAGTTCGTGGTACTGGAGCAAAAGTACCTGGAGCACCTGGAGGCGGGCCGCGTGCTGGACGCGCTGCACGTGCTGCGCAACGAGCTGACGCCGCTGCAGCACGACACGCCGCGCGTGCACCGCCTGTCCGCGCTCATGATGTGCGCCGACGCGGCCGAGCTGCGCGCGCGCGCGCACTGGCCCGGCGGCGCGCCCGCGCGCGCGCAGGTGCTGGCCAGGGTGCAG GCGGTGCTGCCGCCCGCGCTGATGATGGCGCCGGGGCGGCTGCTCGCGCTGCTGGCGCAGGCGGCGGCGCAGCAGACCGCGCGCTGCCGCTTCCACGtggcgccgcccgccgccgtcGACCAGATCCCCTTCTCGCTGCTGGCCGACCACCACTGCTCGCCCGACCACTTCCCCATACACTCGCTGCAG GTACTCAACGAGCACTGCGACGAGGTCTGGTACTGCAAGTGGTCGCCGGACGGCGCCAAGCTGGCCTCGGGCTCGAAAGACAACACCGTCATGATATGGGACTTCGACCCCTCCGCGAAGAGGCTGTCGTTCAG AAAGTCGCTGGACGGCCACTCGTACGGCGTGTCGTACTTGTCGTGGAGCCCCGACGGCCGCTACCTCATCGCCGCCGGGCCCGAAGACTGCCCCGACCTCTGGATCTGGAACATGGAG ACGGAGCAGCTGCACCTCAAGATGACTCACTCGCAGGAGGACTCGCTGACGGCCGTGGCGTGGCACGACTCGTCCGACAAGTTCGTGTGCGGCGGAGCGCGCGGGCAGTTCTACCACTGCGCGCTGGAC GGAACACTCATCAACAACTGGGATGGCGTGCGCGTCAACGCGCTGGCGTGTCGCGCGGACGGCAAGGTGCTGGCGGCCGACACTCACCACCGCGTGCGCGCGTATGACTTCTCCGACCTCACCGACCGCAACCT AATACAAGAGGAGCATGCCGTGATGGCGATGACACTGAACGCGGCAGACACGCTGCTGCTGCTCAACGTCGCCAACCAGGGCGTCCACCTGTGGGATATCC GAGCGCGCACGCTGGTGCGGCGCTTCCGTGGGCTGTCGCAGGGCCACTTCACCATCCACGCGTGCTTCGGCGGCGCGCACCAGGACTTCATCGCCTCCGGCAGCGAGGACAACAAG GTGTACATCTGGCACATCGGCGGCGAGGAGCCCATCGCGGTGGTGTCGGGGCACACGCGCTGCGTCAACGCGGTGGCGTGGAACCCCGCGCACCCCGACGTGCTGGTGTCGGCCTCCGACGACTACTCGCTGCGCCTGTGGGGGCCGCGCACGCACTACTCCTAG
- the LOC112043647 gene encoding trafficking protein particle complex subunit 4 — translation MVIYGIYIVSKSGGLIYNYDHNIPRVETEKTFGFPLDIKLEYENKKVVVVFGQRDGINVGHVLLSVNGSPVNGRTTEDGRDVFDIIGVKDSYPLSLKFGRQRATTNEKIVLASMFYPLFALASQLSPVPKCSGIDTLTADTFKLSCFQTLTGVKFIVVTDPNMQGSDVVLKRIYELYSDYALKNPFYSLEMPIRCELFDTSLHTLLELVEKSGTANL, via the exons ATGGTAATTTATGGAATATACATAGTGAGCAAGTCAGGAGGGCTCATTTACAACTATGACCACAACATCCCGCGGGTGGAAACTGAGAAAACTTTTGGTTTCCCTTTAGATATCAAACTGgaatatgaaaacaaaaaagttgTCGTAGTTTTTGGACAAAGAGATGGAATTAACG TTGGTCATGTTCTACTCTCTGTAAACGGCTCACCAGTCAATGGTCGCACTACAGAAGATGGGAGAGATGTATTTGATATAATAGGAGTCAAG GACAGTTACCCTCTAAGCCTAAAGTTTGGTCGCCAGAGAGCTACAACCAATGAGAAGATAGTGCTGGCCAGCATGTTCTACCCCCTGTTTGCCCTGGCCAGCCAGCTGAGCCCTGTGCCCAAGTGCTCCGGCATCGACACACTCACTGCCGACACCTTCAAACTCTCGTGCTTCCAGACTCTCACTG GTGTGAAGTTCATAGTGGTGACGGATCCCAACATGCAGGGCTCGGATGTTGTCCTGAAAAGGATCTATGAGCTGTACTCAGACTATGCTCTCAAGAACCCCTTCTACTCCCTGGAGATGCCCATCCGCTGTGAGCTGTTTGACACCTCCCTGCACACACTGCTGGAGCTTGTGGAGAAGTCGGGGACTGCCAACTTATAG